A section of the Streptomyces sp. NBC_01408 genome encodes:
- a CDS encoding acyl-CoA carboxylase subunit beta has protein sequence MTVLDDISRASVAADAHGRVAELQAIREQARRGPSERATEAQHAKGKLTARERIALLLDEGSFSEVEQLRRHRATGFGLEDKKPYTDGVITGWGTVEGRTVFVYAHDFRIFGGALGEAHATKIHKIMDMAIAAGAPLVSLNDGAGARIQEGVSALAGYGGIFQRNTKASGVIPQISVMLGPCAGGAAYSPALTDFVFMVRDTSQMFITGPDVVRAVTGEEITQNGLGGADVHAGTSGVAHFAYDDEETCIAEVRYLLSMLPQNNREYPPCVPCTDPQTRRSDVLLDLVPADGNRPYDMLKVIEELLDDGDYLEVHERWARNIICALGRMNGQVVGIVANQPGHLAGVLDIHASEKAARFVQLCDAFNIPIITLLDVPGFLPGVDQEHGGIIRHGAKLLYAYCNATVPRISLILRKAYGGAYIVMDSQSIGADLTYAWPTNEIAVMGAEGAANVIFRKQIADADDPEAMRARMVKEYKAELMHPYYAAERGLVDDVIDPAETREVLISTLAMLRNKHADLPSRKHGNPPQ, from the coding sequence GGCGGACGCTCACGGGCGTGTGGCCGAGCTGCAGGCGATCCGGGAACAGGCCCGGCGCGGGCCGAGTGAGCGTGCGACCGAGGCGCAGCACGCCAAGGGCAAGCTGACCGCTCGCGAGCGCATCGCGCTCCTCCTCGACGAGGGCTCGTTCAGCGAGGTGGAGCAGCTGCGCCGGCACCGGGCGACCGGTTTCGGCCTGGAGGACAAGAAGCCCTATACGGACGGTGTGATCACCGGCTGGGGCACGGTCGAGGGCCGTACGGTCTTCGTCTACGCGCACGACTTCCGGATCTTCGGCGGCGCGCTGGGCGAGGCCCACGCGACGAAGATCCACAAGATCATGGACATGGCCATCGCGGCCGGTGCCCCGCTGGTCTCCCTCAACGACGGCGCGGGCGCCCGTATCCAGGAGGGCGTCTCGGCGCTGGCCGGCTACGGCGGCATCTTCCAGCGCAACACCAAGGCGTCCGGGGTGATCCCGCAGATCAGCGTGATGCTCGGGCCCTGCGCGGGCGGCGCGGCGTACTCTCCGGCGCTGACGGATTTCGTGTTCATGGTCCGGGACACCTCGCAGATGTTCATCACCGGCCCGGACGTGGTCCGCGCGGTCACGGGTGAGGAGATCACCCAGAACGGTCTCGGCGGCGCGGACGTGCACGCCGGCACCTCGGGCGTCGCGCACTTCGCGTACGACGACGAGGAGACCTGCATCGCCGAGGTCCGCTACCTGCTGTCGATGCTGCCGCAGAACAACCGCGAGTACCCGCCGTGCGTGCCGTGCACCGACCCGCAGACCCGGCGCTCGGACGTGCTGCTGGACCTGGTGCCCGCCGACGGCAACCGGCCGTACGACATGCTCAAGGTCATCGAGGAGCTGCTCGACGACGGCGACTACCTGGAGGTCCATGAGCGCTGGGCCCGCAACATCATCTGCGCCCTGGGGCGGATGAACGGCCAGGTCGTCGGCATCGTCGCCAACCAGCCCGGCCACCTCGCCGGTGTCCTGGACATCCACGCCTCCGAGAAGGCCGCGCGCTTCGTCCAGCTCTGCGACGCCTTCAACATCCCGATCATCACGCTGCTGGACGTCCCCGGCTTCCTGCCGGGCGTCGACCAGGAGCACGGCGGCATCATCCGCCACGGCGCCAAGCTGCTGTACGCGTACTGCAACGCCACCGTCCCGCGGATCTCGCTGATCCTGCGCAAGGCCTACGGCGGCGCGTACATCGTCATGGACTCCCAGTCCATCGGCGCCGACCTGACGTATGCGTGGCCGACGAACGAGATCGCGGTCATGGGCGCCGAGGGTGCTGCCAACGTGATCTTCCGAAAGCAGATCGCCGACGCCGACGACCCCGAGGCCATGCGTGCGCGGATGGTCAAGGAGTACAAGGCGGAACTGATGCACCCGTACTACGCCGCCGAGCGCGGCCTCGTCGACGACGTCATCGACCCCGCCGAGACCCGCGAGGTGCTCATCAGCACCCTCGCGATGCTCCGCAACAAGCACGCCGATCTGCCGTCCCGCAAGCACGGCAACC